The genomic window AAAAGTGACAAAACAATGTAGGAAAGTGACTTTTCTATGTAGTAAAATGACTTTGGGATGTAAAAAATTGATAAAACAATTTGGAAAATGGGGTCTATTCAATGAAGTGTGTGGGTCTATTCAACGAACTGTGTCATGTGGGGTAATTATTGGATATTCATTCTATTAACACGTTCAAAAAAGCAAATTTATTTTGATGATAAATAAATTTGTTTAACTTTGATATAAGGATTACATACATGTATGCGGTTCATTCCAAATAGTAGTGTTTATGTTTTTGTAAATTTTGTTATGGAACATGGGGATAAAACCCTATTAATTTGGATGTAAGGTATTTTATTAGAACTTATAAATTTTATGAAATCGAAACAAATAAACATGATAACCCCTCACAAAAAAGTAGAGAATGTTAGTTCTTTCCTTTCGTGCCTCCCTGCACTGTTATACACTGGTCTCTCACCACCGTACTAACTAGTTGTTCGATTGGATATATCAAAATTGTATGAAAATAAAAACAATTGAAAAGACCATGAAAACAATAAACTAATAATTCATTCAAACTGTGGAAAAATATTTTGAAATTAAATTTTTCGTAAAATAAATAAACATGAGAAAAATAAATAAACATGAGAAAAATAAATATTTACATAATTGAATTAAAAACTATTATGAAAAGGTTGTTAAGACTTCACCTTGTTTGTTTAATAGTTATGGTCAGTGCCAATTTGGTTGTGGCTCAAATAAGTCAAATAAGGGTTCCTCGAAGTTTTGAAATAATTGACAAAAGCAAAACAAATATTGTTCCCTTTCGAACTATGCGTGCTGTAGATGTTGAAAAACTAAAAAAAGAGGATATAATTAACGATCAGCACAAGGATATTCCTTGGCGATTTGGCGATAATATTGATGTAAACTATAATATTTATGAATCGGGTGTGTGTGATAAATTCATAGATGGAAGTAAGTTATGGCGTTTTGGGATTAAATCATCAGGAGCTCTATCGATAAACCTATTATTTGGCCAATATAAACTACCCAAAGGAGCTGAACTATATATTTATAGTCGGGATTATAAACAACAACTTGGTGCATTTACTGATTTCAATAACCAAGCCGATGGATTATTTGCTACAACACTTATATTTACTGACAATATCATTATTGAGTATTACGAACCTGCAAAAGTAGATTTTCATGGAGAACTTGTACTATCTCAGGTAACACACGGTTATAGAGGAGTTGGAGATTTTGTAAAAGCATTCGGTGATGCTGGCACTTGCAATGTTAATGTTGCTTGTCCTCAAAGTGCTGGAAGAGAGGAGCAAATCCGATCAGTTGCAATGCTTGTTACAGGAGGAAATGGGTTTTGTACAGGAGCTCTAGTTAATAATACAAGTAACAATGGTACACCATATTTTCTTTCTGCCAATCATTGCTACACCACTCCAGGTTCAGTTGTTTTTTGGTTTAACTGGCAAAGCGCAACATGTTCAAAACCAAGTTCTTCACCTGCTTACAACTCATTAAGTGGGGCGGTTACTAAAGCTCGTTATGCTACTTCCGACATGTGGCTTCTGCAACTTAACAATACTGTTCCCGAAAGTTTTAACCCATTTTTTGCAGGATGGAACAGAACTTTAGACAATAATATCGCAGGAACTGTTTATGGAGTACATCACCCTTCAGCAGATATAAAAAAACTCAGCTGGTCAACTCTAGGAGTTTCTACAACTACCTACCTTCAGAACCCTGTCCCCGGTGATGGATCTCATTGGAGAATAACTAACTGGAGCGATGGCACTACAACTGAAGGTGGCTCCTCTGGCTCTCCTCTTTTTGATCCTTATGGCAGAATTATTGGTCAACTTCACGGTGGTTATGCTTCATGCACAAGTATTACTTCCGATTGGTATGGAAAATTAGGCGTTTCGTGGACAGGTGGTGGCACCGATGCAACCTGCTTAAGAACTTGGCTTGATCCCATAAATTCAGGTGTAGCTACTCTTAATGGATACGATCCTTTTTGCTTAGTTACCTCAGTTTCGGGCACAATAAGTACTAATAATACTTATACTGGTTGTAAAATAGAAGTAAACAATACATCTGTGACAAATTATTCAACTGTTACTTTTGATTATGAGTCCAAAATTATAATTAATGAAAGCTTTGAAGTTCAACCAGGATCATCATTAATTGTGCGTTAATACATTCTGAAAATTAATCTTTTAAATTAAAAAATAAAACAATGAAAAAACTAGTATTTCTTATTTCGGTTATGTCAATATTTATCAATGCTCAAAGTCAGATAACATTAAACGGATATACAGGCATTAATGGCCCCCCTGCAGTAGGATATCCATTAAATGTTACAAGTTATTATGGAAAAATAATAATGATCGATCCTAGTTTAACCGAAAGTATAATAGGGTCAAGTACAGATGTTATTAATTTTTATTATTCTTCTTCTATTGGTCATAATAAAGTGTATGCTCAATCGTTTAGCACAACTTCTGATTCAACAGTTAAGAAGAATATAGAGACATTATCGCCAGGAGCACTGCATAAAGTTTTAAGTTTACGTCCAATTAGTTTCGAGTTTAAGAAAGAAACGAATGCATCAACTAAAAGTAAACTGAAAAAAATTGGTCTAGTAGCCCAAGAGGTTGAAGCAATTGTTCCCGAAGCAGTTTCTTTCAGCGAAGTTGGTAATGTCAAAATGATTGACTATAATATGCTTATACCTGTATTAATTAAAGCTATTCAGGAACAGCAAACTACAATAGAAAACCTTCAAAAAGAAATCGATAGGCTTAATCCTGAAAAAGACAATTTAAAAAGTGCTACTAGCACCAAAGATATTGAACAAGAAGTAATTTCAGTACTTGAGCAAAATGCACCAAATCCGTTCACTCAAATTACTGAGATTAGATATAATTTGTCCAAAAAATCACAGAAAGCCACCCTATACATTTATAATATGAATGGTATACAGATAAAAAGCATACAAATTGCCCAAAAAGGACAAGGAAGTGTAATTATAAAAGGCTCTGAACTAAAAGCGGGAATGTATCTTTACACATTAATTGTAGATGGCAAAGAAATTGACACCAAAAGAATGATACTAACCCAATAGTGTCGAACCTAATGAATATTAAAAACGAAACCCTACTTTTGCAGGGTTTCGTTTTTCTTCTTAAATACAATATTATGGTTAATTGTTTCGCTATTGGTCACGACTATAGTATTTTTTTTGTTTCTTAAACGCCCCTGCGGGATGAAATCTGCGGCTTCATCTCACCTAAACAGCGTTTTCTAACCGCACCAAATCAAAAACAAACATTTCGATTATCCTATATTGCCTTCGCCAAGTTTGTGCGCCGTTTCTTATCTTCAAACAAATCCACTATTTATTCCTACTATCGCAAAATGCGATAATTAATCAAATTTTCTTGATCCCAGAGGGATCGGATGTTTATAGGGCTTGCTTTTCCTTTGCTATTCGACTCCTTCGGAGTCGGATTATTGCGGTGTGGGTTGTTTCTATAAATATCTGACCCCAATGGGGGCAATGCTATCCTCTGTTAGGCAAAATCTGCGGCTTCATCTTACCTAAACAGCGGTTTCTGACTGCACCAATTCAAAAAATAAATATTTTGTTTATCGTAGACTTCTTTCAACAAACTCACAAAACTTGTCTCTGTGCTTTTTATTGGGAGTAATCCAATTTTGGGCTTTCATGTTTTTTGGTAATTTTGTTAGGGGAATGGAGGGTAAATGCTATTAGGTTATGGCACTTTTAATGACAAAACTATGATTATTAGATTAATGATTTTTGTTTGCTTGACAGTTATAAGTTGTAATACAATTACAAAGAACAAATTGAACAATGATGACAGTTCATTTGAAAAAATAAAAATTGTAAGGAGACATTTTATGGCAAAAGAGGTTCAAACACTTTTTATTTCGGATAGGAAAGTTAAGAAGCCTGCTTTAGTTAAGAACTCTGAATTACCTGATTCCGTATATTTTCAATTTGAGAGGGAAAGTTATGCTTTATATAATAATGGGAAAATTGATCTTATTAAGAATGATACTATTGTTGAATCGTTCCAATTGAGTAAAGATTTAGCAATTATTGAAAGAGCATTTTTTTATTCTTA from Bacteroidia bacterium includes these protein-coding regions:
- a CDS encoding tail fiber domain-containing protein, yielding MKKLVFLISVMSIFINAQSQITLNGYTGINGPPAVGYPLNVTSYYGKIIMIDPSLTESIIGSSTDVINFYYSSSIGHNKVYAQSFSTTSDSTVKKNIETLSPGALHKVLSLRPISFEFKKETNASTKSKLKKIGLVAQEVEAIVPEAVSFSEVGNVKMIDYNMLIPVLIKAIQEQQTTIENLQKEIDRLNPEKDNLKSATSTKDIEQEVISVLEQNAPNPFTQITEIRYNLSKKSQKATLYIYNMNGIQIKSIQIAQKGQGSVIIKGSELKAGMYLYTLIVDGKEIDTKRMILTQ